The proteins below come from a single Nostoc sp. KVJ3 genomic window:
- a CDS encoding phycobilisome linker polypeptide, whose product MAFGASSRLGVSLFEDTDSTGEVPGYSAEELEALIRVIYRQVLGNAYVMESERLTVPESQFKRGEISVREFIRLVGKSELYRSRFFSSCPRYRAIELNFRHFLGRAPIDLEEMRSHSTILDDKGFEAEIDSYLNSDEYQDTFGESTVPYIRGYKTEACQNIVQFTHIFQLVRGASSSSLKGNLAGKQPRLNSLVIQNTPTPVVSPASDGATFRNPPLGSRTRHGVAASDEGKVYRLEVTGYRTNTVNQISPFRRSNQVYLVPFNKLSQEYQRIHQQGGAIASITLVN is encoded by the coding sequence ATGGCTTTTGGAGCAAGTTCACGTTTAGGTGTCAGCCTGTTTGAAGACACTGACTCAACTGGAGAAGTGCCTGGTTATTCAGCAGAAGAACTTGAAGCTCTGATCAGGGTTATATACAGACAGGTTTTAGGAAATGCCTATGTGATGGAAAGCGAGCGCCTCACTGTTCCTGAGTCGCAGTTTAAGCGGGGTGAAATTAGCGTCCGCGAATTTATCCGTCTGGTAGGGAAATCTGAGTTGTATCGTTCTCGGTTTTTTAGCAGTTGCCCTCGTTATCGGGCAATTGAGTTAAACTTTAGACATTTCCTTGGTCGCGCTCCTATTGACTTGGAAGAAATGCGATCGCACAGTACTATCCTGGATGACAAAGGCTTTGAAGCTGAAATTGATTCCTATCTCAATAGCGATGAGTACCAAGATACCTTCGGGGAAAGCACTGTACCTTATATTCGAGGTTACAAAACCGAAGCCTGTCAGAACATAGTGCAGTTTACCCATATATTCCAATTAGTCCGGGGTGCTTCTAGTAGTAGTCTTAAAGGCAACTTGGCAGGTAAACAACCTCGGTTAAATAGTTTAGTAATTCAAAATACCCCTACCCCTGTGGTTTCACCAGCTAGCGATGGGGCGACATTCCGCAATCCACCACTTGGCTCTAGAACTCGTCATGGTGTCGCAGCTAGTGATGAAGGTAAAGTGTATCGATTGGAAGTGACTGGTTATCGAACAAATACAGTAAACCAGATTTCTCCATTTCGCCGCAGCAACCAAGTCTATCTCGTGCCTTTTAATAAACTATCGCAAGAGTATCAGCGCATTCACCAGCAAGGCGGTGCGATCGCTAGTATCACCCTTGTTAACTAG
- a CDS encoding general stress protein has protein sequence MVVGIQKRAVGVFSNRRDVEHALHELKKVGFDMNRISVITQDGDKDDIAGAEVRDRVGDKSDEGAKVGAATGGALGGLTGLLVGLGTLAIPGIGPIMLAGAAATTLATTLAGVGIGAVAGSLLGALIGLGIPEERARVYDERVRRGHYLVILDGTDAEILRAEAILHQQGVEEFGIYDNPDAINANADYVAPTSNVAHSGVARRAIGVFSHRRDAETALTELRDAGFPMSRVSIIAKDANGQGIAGIDVDRNASTGNKADDGAKAGAATGGVVGGLTGLLVGLGTLAIPGVGPVILGGAAATALATTVAGGAIGAAAGSIVGALVGLGIPEDRARVYSDRFNRGDYLVIIDGTAAEIHQAEAILKHRGIEEFAIYDATDLDQHRPALDPVTHHNASIASDRPNYSTDSYRDDPAVVIIDRRDETL, from the coding sequence ATGGTTGTAGGTATACAAAAACGTGCTGTAGGTGTCTTTTCTAATCGCCGAGATGTTGAACATGCACTACATGAATTGAAAAAAGTCGGCTTTGACATGAACAGAATCTCTGTCATTACACAGGATGGAGACAAAGACGATATTGCTGGAGCAGAAGTGCGCGATCGCGTCGGTGATAAATCTGACGAAGGTGCTAAAGTCGGAGCAGCTACAGGCGGTGCTTTGGGCGGATTGACTGGTTTATTAGTCGGTCTTGGGACTTTAGCAATTCCTGGAATTGGGCCAATTATGCTAGCTGGAGCCGCAGCGACAACTTTAGCTACAACTCTCGCTGGCGTTGGTATTGGTGCAGTAGCTGGTAGTTTGCTTGGTGCATTGATTGGTTTGGGAATTCCCGAAGAACGAGCTAGAGTTTACGACGAACGGGTGAGACGGGGACACTATTTAGTCATCCTAGATGGCACAGATGCAGAAATTCTCAGAGCAGAAGCAATTCTCCATCAGCAGGGTGTCGAAGAGTTTGGCATTTATGACAACCCAGATGCTATAAATGCGAATGCCGATTATGTCGCTCCAACTTCTAATGTGGCTCATAGCGGTGTTGCAAGACGTGCGATTGGGGTATTTTCTCATCGTCGAGATGCAGAAACAGCACTAACAGAATTGCGAGATGCTGGTTTCCCGATGAGTAGAGTTTCGATCATTGCCAAAGATGCAAATGGTCAGGGTATTGCTGGTATAGATGTAGATCGAAACGCTAGTACAGGTAATAAAGCAGACGACGGCGCAAAAGCGGGAGCAGCTACAGGCGGTGTTGTCGGCGGCTTAACTGGTTTATTAGTTGGTCTTGGGACTTTAGCAATTCCTGGAGTCGGCCCGGTAATTCTGGGTGGTGCAGCAGCCACAGCTTTGGCGACAACAGTCGCTGGTGGTGCAATTGGTGCAGCAGCGGGGAGTATTGTTGGCGCACTCGTTGGCTTGGGAATTCCTGAAGACAGAGCGCGAGTCTATAGCGATCGCTTCAATAGAGGCGACTACTTGGTAATTATCGATGGTACCGCAGCTGAAATCCACCAAGCGGAAGCGATTCTTAAACATCGAGGCATTGAAGAATTTGCCATTTATGATGCTACTGATTTAGACCAACATCGTCCAGCTTTAGACCCAGTGACACATCACAATGCATCAATAGCTAGCGATCGCCCCAATTATTCAACAGACTCTTATAGAGACGATCCTGCCGTAGTCATTATTGATCGTCGTGACGAAACACTCTAA
- a CDS encoding response regulator transcription factor, whose product MRILLVEDDVRLAETLAEALTDQRYMVDVVTDGEAGWNQAKMLDYDLLLLDVMLPELDGISLCHRLRSHSYSMPVLMLTARDTVSDKITGLDAGADDYVVKPVDLQELFARIRALLRRGNASSPPILEWGNLHLNPSTYEVSYGKNMLHLTPKEYGILELLLRNGRRVLSRSVIIEHIWSLESPPEEHAVKVHLRSLRQKLKAAGAFEDFIETVHGIGYRLKQLD is encoded by the coding sequence ATGCGAATCCTCTTAGTTGAAGATGATGTCCGCCTTGCCGAAACTTTAGCAGAAGCCCTTACAGACCAGCGTTATATGGTTGATGTGGTGACAGATGGTGAGGCTGGATGGAATCAAGCCAAAATGCTGGATTATGATTTGCTGCTGCTTGATGTGATGTTACCAGAACTTGATGGAATTAGTTTATGTCATCGGTTGCGATCGCACAGCTACAGTATGCCTGTTCTCATGCTGACTGCTCGTGATACCGTTAGCGATAAAATCACTGGACTCGATGCGGGAGCAGATGATTATGTCGTAAAACCAGTAGACTTGCAAGAACTATTTGCCCGAATTCGCGCCTTACTTCGTCGGGGTAACGCTTCATCGCCACCGATTTTAGAATGGGGCAATCTGCACCTCAACCCTAGTACTTATGAAGTGAGTTATGGCAAAAATATGCTCCATTTAACCCCAAAAGAGTACGGAATATTAGAGTTATTGCTCCGAAATGGTCGTCGTGTCCTTAGTCGCAGCGTGATTATCGAACATATTTGGTCGCTAGAGTCTCCTCCAGAAGAACATGCCGTGAAAGTTCATCTTAGAAGTTTACGTCAAAAGCTCAAAGCCGCCGGAGCTTTTGAAGATTTTATTGAAACAGTTCATGGTATAGGCTACCGTCTTAAACAACTTGACTAA
- a CDS encoding phycobilisome rod-core linker polypeptide, translated as MPIPLLNYSPSSRNHRVSGYEILGDEQPRIYTAEHLPSSVEMDALIMAAYRQIFHEQQMLDSNRQPFLESQLRNGQITVRDFIRGLAISDTFRRLNYESNNNYRFVQICVQRFLGREVYNEREKLAWSIVLATKGIQGFIDALVDSGEYISNFGYNTVPYQRRRILQGRSQGELPFARMARYGEDYRDKLPLPMTRKQVQPFNLQTFLRSSDRDVVLWLLASSLGLIVLFTLLTAFDYLPKSGGY; from the coding sequence ATGCCTATTCCTTTGTTAAATTATTCCCCTTCATCTCGAAATCATCGTGTATCTGGATATGAGATTCTTGGCGACGAGCAACCGAGGATTTATACAGCTGAACATCTGCCATCGTCAGTAGAAATGGATGCCTTGATTATGGCAGCCTATCGCCAGATTTTCCACGAACAACAGATGCTAGATAGCAACCGTCAACCCTTTTTAGAATCTCAACTAAGAAACGGTCAAATCACAGTCAGAGATTTTATTCGAGGGTTAGCAATATCTGATACATTTCGGCGACTTAATTACGAAAGCAACAATAACTATCGCTTTGTGCAGATATGCGTACAGCGCTTTTTAGGTCGTGAGGTTTACAATGAACGCGAAAAACTAGCCTGGTCGATTGTGCTAGCTACCAAAGGAATACAAGGTTTTATCGATGCTTTAGTGGATAGTGGGGAATACATTAGTAACTTTGGTTATAATACAGTCCCCTATCAACGGCGACGGATTTTACAAGGACGCTCTCAAGGTGAATTACCTTTTGCGAGGATGGCTCGTTATGGCGAAGATTATCGTGATAAATTACCGCTTCCGATGACAAGAAAGCAGGTTCAACCTTTTAATTTACAGACCTTCCTCCGCAGTTCTGACAGGGATGTAGTGTTATGGCTATTAGCTTCTTCGTTGGGGCTAATTGTCTTGTTTACTTTACTAACTGCATTTGATTATTTGCCAAAATCCGGCGGGTATTAG
- a CDS encoding YegS/Rv2252/BmrU family lipid kinase produces MNRSACLIFNPVAGQGDPDIELAEIRAILEPDIDLDIYLTTEEIDADQLAYAAVERGVDAIIASGGDGTLSAAAAAVVGTEIAFGIISRGTANAFATALGIPDTIAGACETILQGGTRHVDVAYCNDRPMVLLAGIGFEAETVELADRDAKNRFGMMAYVLAGIQQLRNLHKFDVEIETEDKIIKTNACAVTVANAAPPTSVLAQGPAGLVYDDGLLDLTIVAPANKAGAIAATFHLFQTASTGNAVERDDIGFLRAKQFKITTEPPQKVVLDGEIIGTTPVEIKCVPAGLKIFVPLVEEVEPTEKLEGLPNLTIEMKDPVEE; encoded by the coding sequence ATGAATCGTTCCGCCTGTCTTATTTTTAATCCAGTTGCGGGTCAGGGAGACCCAGATATAGAGCTAGCAGAAATCCGAGCAATATTAGAGCCAGATATTGACCTAGATATTTATCTTACCACTGAAGAAATCGACGCAGACCAACTAGCTTATGCAGCTGTAGAGCGAGGTGTAGATGCAATCATCGCTTCGGGGGGAGATGGAACCCTCTCGGCGGCAGCGGCGGCTGTAGTGGGTACTGAGATTGCATTTGGCATTATCTCAAGAGGAACAGCAAACGCTTTTGCCACAGCTTTAGGAATTCCTGACACGATCGCAGGTGCGTGTGAAACAATTTTGCAGGGAGGAACCCGCCATGTGGACGTAGCCTATTGTAACGATCGCCCGATGGTACTTTTGGCAGGTATTGGCTTTGAAGCTGAAACTGTAGAATTGGCAGACCGCGATGCTAAGAATCGCTTTGGAATGATGGCTTACGTTTTGGCAGGAATCCAGCAACTCAGAAATTTACACAAATTTGATGTTGAAATTGAAACAGAAGACAAAATAATTAAAACTAACGCCTGTGCAGTGACAGTGGCAAATGCCGCGCCTCCCACCTCTGTTTTAGCTCAGGGGCCAGCAGGTCTAGTTTATGATGATGGTTTACTAGATTTAACGATTGTAGCTCCAGCTAACAAAGCAGGAGCGATCGCTGCGACATTCCATTTATTCCAAACGGCTTCTACAGGTAATGCTGTAGAACGAGATGATATTGGTTTTCTGCGAGCAAAACAATTTAAAATTACAACTGAGCCACCACAAAAGGTTGTTCTCGATGGTGAAATAATCGGCACAACACCAGTAGAAATTAAGTGTGTACCAGCAGGTTTGAAGATTTTTGTGCCATTAGTAGAAGAAGTTGAGCCTACCGAAAAACTAGAGGGACTGCCTAATCTGACTATTGAGATGAAAGATCCGGTAGAAGAGTGA
- a CDS encoding Uma2 family endonuclease, with amino-acid sequence MTVTIAKWTIDEYHRMIAAGILDNRRMELLKGEIVEMPSEGEPHAYFSSEAGEYLIGLLGNCATVRPSKPITLPNNSEPEPDIAVVQRLGREYLEHHPYPENIFWLIEYSDSSLDKDLQIKTKVYAEVEIPEYWVVNLKKRQIVVFQDPQDGEYASKTTLTGGTIYPQAFPDLAISLSSIINI; translated from the coding sequence ATGACCGTAACTATAGCGAAGTGGACAATAGATGAATATCACCGCATGATTGCGGCAGGTATCCTAGATAATCGGCGTATGGAACTACTAAAGGGAGAAATAGTAGAAATGCCATCGGAAGGAGAACCTCACGCCTACTTTAGCAGTGAAGCTGGGGAGTATTTGATTGGACTTTTAGGCAATTGTGCCACAGTTCGCCCTAGTAAACCGATTACCCTTCCTAACAACTCTGAGCCTGAGCCTGATATTGCTGTTGTACAAAGATTGGGACGTGAATATTTAGAACATCATCCCTACCCTGAAAATATCTTCTGGTTGATCGAATATTCAGATTCTAGCTTAGATAAAGACTTACAAATAAAAACCAAAGTCTATGCTGAGGTAGAGATTCCTGAATATTGGGTAGTTAATCTTAAAAAGCGACAAATTGTAGTATTTCAAGACCCTCAAGATGGTGAGTATGCTTCAAAAACCACATTAACTGGAGGTACGATTTACCCACAAGCATTTCCAGATTTGGCTATATCATTAAGTTCGATTATTAATATTTAG
- a CDS encoding CAAD domain-containing protein, which produces METEQQQRQSINASLSQGTLALEGADTVNLPKLPPASEPESQWQQISRQVSQFFEQLPEYLNSFFKDYKQPLITVSLILSAIVTAKLVLAVLDAINDIPLLSPLFELIGISYATWFIFRYLLKVSTRQELSKEIQLLKDQFVGE; this is translated from the coding sequence ATGGAAACCGAACAACAGCAACGTCAATCCATCAATGCCTCATTATCACAAGGGACACTAGCACTTGAAGGTGCAGATACTGTAAACTTGCCAAAGTTACCACCAGCATCTGAGCCGGAATCTCAATGGCAGCAAATTAGTAGACAAGTCTCTCAATTTTTTGAGCAGTTGCCCGAATATCTGAATAGCTTTTTTAAAGACTACAAACAGCCTCTAATAACTGTTTCTTTAATTTTGTCGGCAATTGTTACAGCCAAGTTAGTACTAGCAGTACTAGATGCAATCAATGATATTCCACTACTATCACCACTTTTTGAGTTAATTGGAATTAGTTACGCCACGTGGTTCATTTTCCGTTATTTACTTAAAGTTTCAACTCGGCAAGAATTAAGCAAGGAAATTCAATTACTGAAAGACCAATTTGTAGGCGAATAA
- a CDS encoding metallophosphoesterase family protein translates to MKLVSDPAIANKIRKMNQRVRWQDPLIVERNIDQTRLVLEDGQADNPEFSFLVVGDSGSGKHRGHNPQRQIAELMLPHHDESRFMLHTGDVIYLVGSSEYYQQNFIEPYREFILGAEHPRRIAYDQMTFKLPILPVPGNHDYYNLPILLSLASLTTLPIRRLLRSRLDLDVGLHGSGTGEAYARAFLDYLKALPLPGELSSHLDKYYTAKTDTGRCLRYEPGHFTRLPNRYYTFRYGGIDFFALDSNTFNDPPPLPKTKKGDADRKILEKRREDLEQEKQQIVETSAKLRPENPIEADQLDDFHAKLSQIEEIIVDIKKQLATDKTILTDIEQLEWLKQRLIESWNNSEVRGRVIYFHHPPYVTEATKWEQAQTLIIRDRFRGLLDAVAKEIGSLNQGRPLVDLVLNGHAHCLEHLETMDTGHADSGIHWIVCGGSGFSLRRQRLEGADLIEENRLVARSHLFIGRNGQGSQKRRPYSGLRIDVKGDGQPKFIVRPLVAEWYQRQWHNRELEPLII, encoded by the coding sequence TTGAAACTCGTATCCGATCCAGCGATCGCTAATAAAATTCGGAAAATGAATCAGCGAGTGCGATGGCAAGATCCATTAATTGTGGAACGGAACATCGACCAAACTCGCCTGGTGTTGGAGGATGGTCAAGCAGATAATCCTGAGTTCTCATTTTTAGTTGTGGGTGATAGCGGTTCTGGTAAGCATCGGGGGCACAATCCCCAGCGACAGATAGCTGAATTGATGTTGCCCCATCACGACGAATCCCGGTTTATGCTGCATACCGGAGATGTAATCTACTTAGTGGGGTCGAGTGAATACTACCAGCAAAATTTCATCGAACCTTACCGAGAGTTTATCTTGGGCGCAGAGCATCCGAGACGGATTGCTTATGACCAGATGACTTTTAAGCTGCCTATTTTACCAGTACCGGGAAATCACGATTACTATAACTTGCCAATTTTATTGAGCTTGGCATCTCTAACAACATTACCCATTCGTCGCCTGTTGCGATCGCGCTTAGACCTAGATGTTGGCTTGCATGGCTCAGGAACTGGTGAGGCTTACGCACGGGCATTTCTAGACTATCTCAAGGCGTTGCCGCTTCCAGGAGAGTTAAGCAGCCATTTAGATAAATATTACACAGCCAAGACAGATACAGGTCGTTGTCTTCGGTATGAACCTGGGCATTTTACCCGCCTTCCTAATCGCTACTACACTTTTCGTTATGGCGGGATTGATTTCTTTGCCTTGGATTCTAATACATTTAACGATCCACCGCCCCTACCTAAAACAAAAAAAGGTGATGCCGATCGCAAAATCTTAGAAAAACGTCGGGAAGATTTAGAGCAAGAAAAGCAGCAAATCGTTGAAACCTCAGCTAAACTTCGTCCCGAAAACCCGATTGAAGCCGACCAATTAGACGATTTCCACGCCAAGTTATCGCAAATTGAAGAAATTATTGTTGATATTAAGAAGCAATTAGCCACTGACAAAACAATTCTGACTGATATCGAACAATTGGAGTGGCTCAAGCAAAGATTGATTGAATCTTGGAATAATTCCGAAGTTCGAGGAAGGGTGATTTATTTCCATCATCCACCTTATGTAACTGAAGCGACAAAGTGGGAACAAGCACAAACTTTGATAATTCGCGATCGCTTCCGTGGTCTACTGGATGCGGTAGCAAAAGAAATCGGTTCTCTAAATCAGGGTCGTCCTTTGGTAGATTTGGTATTAAACGGTCACGCCCACTGCTTGGAACACCTGGAGACAATGGATACAGGACACGCTGATTCTGGTATCCACTGGATTGTTTGTGGTGGTAGCGGCTTTAGTTTGCGCCGCCAACGCCTTGAGGGAGCAGATTTGATAGAAGAAAATAGATTAGTGGCGCGATCGCATCTTTTCATTGGTCGCAACGGTCAAGGTTCTCAAAAGCGACGACCTTATTCTGGTTTACGCATTGATGTTAAAGGCGATGGACAGCCTAAATTTATTGTCCGTCCTTTGGTTGCCGAATGGTATCAGCGACAATGGCATAATCGTGAACTTGAGCCACTGATCATTTAA
- a CDS encoding alpha-amylase, translating into MAQLNGVMMQYFHWYIPPDGNLWNEFKEKVKELADAGVTSVWLPPAYKGTGGGYDVGYGVYDIYDLGEFDQKGSVRTKYGTKDEYIAAVKAAKAAGIRVYADVVLNHKLGADQEEEVEATPYSPDDRTQPIGEMQTIKVWTHFTFPGRQGKYSDMEWHWWHFDAVDYNVYNEGENAIYLFKDKKFDDNVDLEKGAFDYLMGCDLDMESPEVREELNRWGDWFVETTDVDGFRFDAVKHVRAGFFPEWLHHCRQKAGRDLFAVGEYWSYEVEALHHFISVTGGDVLLFDAPLHYNFSAASKQGNDYDMRQIFDNTLVQQQPALAVTLVDNHDSQPLQSLESVVESWFKPLAYALILLRSDGYPCIFYADYYGAHYKDKGPDGNEYEIWLDSHQWIIDKFLHARQTYAYGDQYDYFDHANTIGWTRLGDEEHPGGMAVVLSNGAEGTKWMEVGQPNSTYIDITEHFSEPITTNDEGWADFRCNAGSVSVWVPQS; encoded by the coding sequence ATGGCTCAACTGAATGGTGTAATGATGCAGTACTTCCATTGGTATATCCCTCCAGATGGAAATCTTTGGAATGAATTTAAAGAGAAAGTCAAAGAATTAGCTGATGCAGGTGTTACATCTGTTTGGTTGCCCCCAGCATACAAAGGAACAGGGGGTGGCTACGATGTCGGCTACGGAGTCTACGATATCTACGATCTTGGCGAGTTTGACCAGAAAGGCTCGGTTCGGACAAAGTACGGCACAAAAGACGAGTATATCGCTGCTGTCAAGGCGGCAAAAGCTGCTGGCATTCGGGTATATGCTGATGTTGTCCTCAACCACAAGTTAGGTGCAGACCAAGAAGAAGAAGTGGAAGCAACGCCCTATAGTCCAGACGATCGCACCCAGCCCATCGGTGAGATGCAAACAATTAAAGTCTGGACTCACTTTACCTTCCCAGGTCGCCAAGGCAAATACTCCGATATGGAATGGCACTGGTGGCACTTCGATGCAGTTGATTACAACGTTTACAACGAAGGTGAGAACGCAATTTATCTATTCAAAGATAAAAAATTTGATGACAACGTTGACCTAGAAAAAGGCGCTTTCGACTATCTCATGGGATGCGATTTGGATATGGAAAGTCCAGAAGTTCGTGAGGAGTTGAATCGCTGGGGTGATTGGTTTGTAGAAACCACTGATGTAGATGGCTTTCGTTTTGATGCCGTTAAACACGTTAGAGCTGGCTTTTTCCCAGAATGGCTGCACCACTGTCGCCAAAAAGCAGGTCGCGATCTTTTTGCCGTCGGTGAGTATTGGTCTTATGAAGTTGAAGCGCTGCACCATTTCATTAGCGTCACAGGTGGCGATGTGTTGCTATTTGATGCGCCATTGCACTATAACTTTAGCGCTGCCAGCAAACAAGGCAATGACTACGATATGCGGCAGATATTTGATAACACCTTGGTGCAACAGCAACCCGCTTTAGCCGTCACCTTAGTTGACAACCATGATTCTCAACCTTTGCAGTCATTGGAGTCTGTAGTAGAAAGCTGGTTCAAGCCGTTGGCTTATGCGTTGATCCTACTGCGAAGTGATGGTTATCCCTGTATCTTCTATGCTGATTACTATGGCGCTCATTATAAGGATAAGGGGCCAGATGGCAATGAGTATGAGATTTGGCTCGATAGTCATCAATGGATAATTGATAAGTTTTTGCACGCTCGTCAAACCTATGCCTATGGCGACCAATACGATTATTTCGATCACGCTAATACAATCGGCTGGACACGCTTAGGAGATGAAGAACATCCTGGCGGGATGGCGGTTGTTTTGAGTAATGGGGCAGAGGGGACTAAGTGGATGGAAGTTGGGCAACCCAACAGCACTTACATTGATATCACTGAACATTTCAGCGAACCGATTACAACAAATGATGAGGGCTGGGCTGATTTTCGATGCAATGCTGGTTCTGTTTCTGTGTGGGTTCCACAGTCATAG
- a CDS encoding BON domain-containing protein has translation MQKLTPILISCLLVFGVAACDNASKTSESAPNNPNDAPQTPTAKITQASQQDAQSEVRRRQLNEDIRAREQRNNTTGGDAQRAKGDLSSEVRSKLEANIPKSQLTVDAADGGIVTVGGTVTNEKELAKIETLAKQIKGVKTVIVKATVAPPTK, from the coding sequence ATGCAAAAGCTAACTCCCATCTTAATTAGTTGCCTTTTAGTTTTTGGTGTTGCTGCTTGTGATAACGCTTCTAAAACAAGTGAATCTGCACCTAATAATCCTAATGATGCCCCACAAACACCAACCGCAAAAATCACACAAGCTTCTCAGCAAGATGCACAAAGTGAAGTTCGTAGAAGACAACTAAATGAGGATATTCGCGCCCGCGAGCAACGCAATAATACCACTGGTGGCGATGCACAACGAGCCAAAGGCGATCTGTCAAGTGAAGTGCGCTCCAAATTAGAGGCTAACATCCCCAAGAGTCAACTAACAGTTGATGCAGCAGATGGTGGAATTGTTACTGTTGGAGGAACTGTTACCAATGAAAAAGAGTTGGCTAAAATTGAAACTTTAGCTAAACAAATTAAAGGTGTCAAAACTGTAATTGTTAAAGCAACTGTTGCCCCGCCAACAAAGTAA
- a CDS encoding DUF1003 domain-containing protein codes for MTHKADDTANKHLSSDTNELKEKKVSRNQVITAPLPDPIAKNIEAIISLHTQEVREIPAHQRILEAIATFFGRSTFMYSLLVILALWIFSSFFDRLLPFNLPAFSWSNQGLDAAALVISTGVLVRQTRQENFAEQRAQLMLQLNLLSEQKIAKIIALLEELRTDLPNVINRHDSEAKLMQEPADPIAVLEALQKNLAEELSATEENNMS; via the coding sequence ATGACTCACAAGGCAGACGACACAGCCAACAAACACTTAAGCTCAGATACTAACGAACTCAAAGAGAAAAAAGTTTCTCGAAATCAAGTGATCACGGCTCCATTACCAGACCCGATTGCAAAAAATATTGAAGCGATTATTTCACTTCATACCCAGGAAGTTCGAGAGATTCCCGCCCACCAGCGAATACTAGAAGCGATCGCTACATTCTTTGGGCGATCGACATTTATGTATAGTTTGCTAGTCATACTAGCTTTGTGGATTTTTAGCAGTTTTTTCGATCGCCTTTTACCATTCAATCTACCCGCGTTTAGCTGGTCAAATCAAGGCTTAGACGCTGCTGCATTGGTAATTTCAACTGGAGTATTGGTGCGGCAAACTCGCCAAGAAAACTTTGCCGAACAACGGGCGCAACTGATGTTACAGCTTAACTTGCTCTCCGAGCAAAAAATTGCCAAGATTATTGCTCTATTAGAAGAACTCCGTACTGATTTGCCTAATGTGATAAATCGGCATGATTCGGAAGCGAAATTGATGCAGGAACCGGCTGACCCGATCGCAGTATTAGAAGCACTCCAGAAAAACTTAGCTGAAGAACTGTCAGCCACAGAAGAAAACAATATGAGTTGA